A part of Phoenix dactylifera cultivar Barhee BC4 chromosome 2, palm_55x_up_171113_PBpolish2nd_filt_p, whole genome shotgun sequence genomic DNA contains:
- the LOC103716997 gene encoding caffeic acid 3-O-methyltransferase-like gives MGSIQNQSFPQEEEEAKACAYALQLATSSAIGMALKAAIELDVLEIMARAGPGAELSPAEIAAQLPTDNPQAAATLDRMLRFLASYSLLTCSVVPGDGGRNARRYGLAPVCRFLTKNGDGVSLAAMVLMNQDKVLLDSWQHLKDAVLEGVIPFTKAHGMTAFEYHGTDPRFNKVFNQGMANHATLFVKKMLDTYEGFEGLKDLVDVGGGLGATLHMIASKYPHIKGINFDLPHVISEAPVIPGVVHVGGDMFSSIPRADAIFMKWILHDWSDEHCLNILKNCWKALPDNGKVIVAECLLPEAPETNAETQIRYYADLAMLTYNIGGKERTKKEFESLAKEAGFSRFKAECCVLNIWVMEFLK, from the exons ATGGGCTCTATCCAGAACCAGAGTTTCCcacaagaggaggaggaggccaagGCCTGTGCTTATGCCTTGCAGCTGGCCACCTCCTCCGCCATCGGCATGGCCTTGAAAGCAGCCATCGAGCTCGACGTGCTGGAGATCATGGCGAGGGCCGGGCCGGGCGCCGAGCTCTCGCCAGCCGAGATCGCCGCCCAGCTCCCCACCGACAACCCGCAGGCGGCTGCGACGCTCGACCGCATGCTGAGGTTCCTGGCCAGCTACTCCCTGCTCACCTGCTCTGTTGTTCCAGGCGATGGGGGCCGGAATGCGAGACGCTACGGGCTCGCACCGGTGTGCCGGTTCTTGACCAAGAATGGGGATGGGGTATCCCTGGCCGCGATGGTGCTCATGAACCAGGACAAGGTCCTCCTGGATAGCTG GCAACACTTGAAAGATGCAGTATTAGAAGGGGTGATTCCTTTCACAAAGGCCCACGGCATGACGGCATTCGAGTACCACGGCACCGATCCAAGATTCAACAAGGTCTTCAACCAGGGCATGGCGAACCACGCCACCctatttgtgaagaaaatgctgGACACCTACGAGGGCTTTGAAGGCCTTAAAGACCTCGTGGATGTTGGTGGAGGGCTGGGAGCCACCCTTCATATGATCGCATCCAAATATCCACACATCAAAGGAATCAACTTCGACCTGCCTCATGTGATCTCTGAGGCTCCCGTTATTCCAG GAGTGGTGCATGTTGGGGGAGACATGTTCTCAAGCATTCCAAGAGCAGATGCGATCTTCATGAAG TGGATTCTTCATGACTGGAGCGACGAGCATTGCTTGAATATATTGAAGAACTGTTGGAAGGCTCTTCCCGACAATGGGAAGGTAATCGTCGCAGAATGTCTTCTTCCGGAAGCCCCAGAAACCAATGCTGAGACGCAAATACGCTACTACGCAGATCTTGCCATGCTGACCTACAACATTGGTGGAAAAGAGAGAACTAAGAAGGAGTTTGAGTCTTTGGCCAAGGAAGCTGGGTTTTCTCGATTCAAAGCTGAATGTTGTGTTCTCAACATTTGGGTGATGGAATTCCTTAAATAG
- the LOC103717013 gene encoding probable calcium-binding protein CML29, whose protein sequence is MAAPQPSQPRSLCTDFEVLSYINSLMEVFKSFDSNNDGLITSDELRGVLGSLGYNTSEREVKEMMRQGDTDRDGLLSLHEFLEINTRELDLGDLADLLQAAVPALGREVGNDEAVTGEELYNVLGSTGSASMEDCMDIIACLDGDGDGAVSLEDLQCIVQALL, encoded by the coding sequence ATGGCCGCCCCCCAGCCTTCACAGCCACGATCTCTCTGCACCGACTTCGAGGTCTTGAGCTACATCAACAGcctgatggaggtcttcaagtCTTTCGATTCGAACAACGATGGGCTGATAACTTCTGACGAGCTCCGAGGAGTTCTGGGTTCCCTCGGATATAACACGAGCGAGCGAGAGGTGAAGGAGATGATGAGGCAAGGCGACACGGACAGAGATGGACTGTTGAGCCTGCATGAGTTCCTGGAGATAAATACAAGGGAGCTAGATCTTGGGGACCTTGCTGATCTCCTCCAGGCTGCGGTCCCGGCACTCGGCCGGGAGGTGGGTAATGATGAAGCAGTGACCGGAGAGGAGCTGTACAACGTACTGGGCTCCACGGGGAGTGCGAGCATGGAGGACTGCATGGATATCATTGCTTGTTTGGACGGAGATGGAGATGGTGCTGTCAGCCTTGAGGACCTCCAGTGTATAGTCCAAGCCCTTCTCTAG